CCACATGACCAAGCTCTCAAGTGTCCTAGGTGTGACTCAACACACACCAAATTTTGTTACTACAACAACTACAGCCTCTCTCAGCCAAGGTACTTTTGCAAGACTTGCAGGAGGTACTGGACCAAAGGAGGCACCCTAAGGAACATCCCCGTGGGTGGTGGATGTAGAAAGAACAAGAAAGTGTCTAAGAAATCAAATGATCAATCAGTTAACCAAATTAACACTGGATCATCTTCCTCTCATAATCCTACTGATCTCCACCTTTCGTTTCCTGAGGTGCAACTTTCACACCTTCATAACATACTTGGCTCTCAAGAAACACTTGCAAACCCTAACTTCATGGAGAGCAAGTATAATATCGGTATGCCAGAAAACCCTAGGCCTGTAGATTTTATGAATAGTAAGTTAGAAGCTTTAGTGGGGAGCTCTAGGAATTATGATTTCATGGGGAATGGTGACTTGGGTATGGTTAGTGGGCTCGGAGATATGAGCCATCATCACGGGCTGGCACCAAATTATAGCGGTTTTTGCTCTCCATTCGGGATGTCCCTTGATGGAAATAGTGGCTCTTTCATGGATACTTGCCAGAGGTTAATGCTTCCTTATGACCAGGGAAATGATCATGATCAGAATCCAATTGATGtgaaaccaaacaccaagctcTTATCTCTTGACTGGCAAGACCAGGGTTGCTCTGATGTTGGGAAGGACACATTTGGATACCTAAACAATCTGGGATCATGGACAGGCATGATGAATGGTTATGGATCATCCACGACCAATACTTTATTGTAATCTAATATCAAGATCCTATATTGTGATCACTGGTGGAGGGGCCATCTACATAATTCTACATCATCCAGTAATCTCTAAGCAAATTGCCTTTGATGGAAAAAAGGGTTTTTTCGTGTTTTATTCTATGAAGGCGCGGTCTCCAAATCTCTTTGACTTGACGAGCGACAAGAGTGTGAATGTGAACAGCGGGAGTCCAAAAATGACTGCTTAGTATCTTAATATTAATCTGTTttcatgttcttatcttgtttctATCTTTTCTTAATCTGGTGTCTTCAGATTCAAACATGttggattttgatttgttgtttaatCAAGGAAGATATAgcagtgcttttttttttttttagcttaaaaagAAGTTTGTCAAGTACTCGCAACTCTTCCTTTTATGATATCTCTGATGCTCTCTATCTGCCTGGTGAATGATCAAGTTCTTATTGAGATGCGGGTTCTTAATTGCCTTCGTTGTTGGGGCAGCTCTAGACATGGAAGTGGAAATTGGAGATTTCAATGTAGAGCATAAATTCTTCTCGAGTTACGTGGCTCCGTTTCttgattagtttttatttacaacaaaatcaaatgtcTTGGAATTAGTTAAATACTTTTTTGATAAAGTAACCAGTTAAACTCTTCTTACGTGAGTTTAATGGGTTaatctaataaatataaaatattaccattttaatattaaaaaaatattaaaagaaattattttgaattttatttaaaaagttaaatgatatattGAATAAGTTATGGATGAACTTGTATATTTATCAATGATGAACTTGTTTCTAGGATCTTCACCTTCTGTTCCTCGTCATTTATTTCCTTACAAGTCATCGTATCCAAAGACCACCTTAGAGCGAGCCAGTTTACCTTTTGGTGGTTTCTATGCGACGTATCTGATTCAAaacatgtgtgtttttttatttaatgataagaGGTGtccttttgttattttatatatggttaagtttttatatgaatatattttttttaacaagatcCAACAAGAAAACGAgtttcaaaaaatcatttttctataTTGACCTAACTATTTCTTCTCCCTTAAATTCAGCAGTTAGGTCTAATAGAACGCAAGGcttattttatgagaaaatgaAGGGTTTCACAAGGAATTTTTGGTCGTAATCCAACTTACAAAATTAGTACGAGCattcataaaacataaaatttattatctgCGATAGGTTTCTCGATAGAAACTTATTATTGATGAGTATTTCAACAGAGATTTCAGGTCATTAATAATTCAATTAGTGAAGTTACTTATTGATGAAAACTCTAATAAAATAACGACCCAAAAAATATTTGCTATCCATTTTTCTGTCATCCAAttcattgataaatattactGATAAATCACTGACAGTGTAACTATTGGTAATGGATCATGTATAATTGATGGATTCCCTAATTAAATCTCTGACATATAAATTTTGTTAGTGAATTTGTTAGTCTATCACAAAACAGTTCACAACTCTATGAAATTCTTTGAGAAAAATAGGCCTGCATTAACGATGAAATCACCAAAAGAATTTTTCTGTCCAACAACAATTCCATTggtattttagtaatttttttaaatacatgctTATTTGGATCAAACaattttacatgaaacaacattaaataagtaaattaaaatgaagaacatgttttatatttttaatttaactttaaaatcaattacaagTGTTTTAtacattagaaaaaaactagaattgcAAGTGGAGGGGAGAGTTTCCTCGAGATCTATAAGCGAAAGGATAATAAGTCGATAGGTATGCCATCATCTGCTCTCATTGCTTCTTACTTTGTTCTTCAAATCACACCTCCAATTCAGCCTTCAGGTCAACCATCCTAGcagcaatttgtttttcaaccaACTCCAAAACTATTAGTGATGACTACATCAAGCTGAATTAATTATAGAGTATCAACAGTCGAGACACTATACTCTGCCCTTGTACCTCAAGCTGTAGTTATAAATATATCACAAACATAATTTCTATGAGGTCTATCGGTTGCTTTAACTTTCAACCACAACTTTGGATAATATTTTGAATGGGTTGAAATGTCTAAaattcttccatctcaaagtcaTTTgacttaacttttttcttagcaTAGGTGTTTGTGTCATGTCATAAATCACACAATTTGAtatagaaatttatttaaaaaatatataaaaaaattactttttttacaaaaaaatacactttacaTGTTAAAACTTACCTAATTGCGTTTATAGTTTTTCCATATTACATGTCTGGCCACCGCATAGTCTGCAATATCCCACCGATATTTCTTCTTATaatcattttcataaattagtttctaatttttttaatatatatatatgaactaaaattattgattatttatCTAATAACCTTAAACTTTCTCCGCTAAGCCTCAACAATATTAGACACCCATTCAAGATAATCTCTAAGctaactccattgaaacaaagaCACTTCCATCATCACTTTCATTGTCGATGTTATCATGTGGGAAAACTTTCATGTTTGTGaacatgaaaaatcaattaataaatgaaaaattatataaatacttaatcaatttgttaaaattatcttctagaaaaaaaaattattgatagatattgaatgataaaaataaaaatttattcaattaaaaaaagataagaaaacccGACGAGTAAACCAGATTAACCCATGAGAATtggataatctcatagaaatcaaattgaaataaattatgaatcttaatttctaataaatgtaatattgaatgatgaatttaaaattaaaataaaattaaaaaataataaaaatcattgttCTAATGAAATGAATTCCTATTCTCATTTACTTTTCATTAATTCCTATTCTCATTTACTCTacgatgatgataataaaaataataataataataattaatactgGTAATTGGGGGCAGTGTAAGAAAAATTGTGAATTACTAGAAAACCCAAACAACTGCTAAATTTAAAGGCCGGGCCATTCACCCTCTAAAGGCCTTGTTGTTAAGATAAAACCCGGCCTAACTCTAATCAGGGTTTTGGTGGGTCTCCTTTTAGTTCATTTACACCTCTCCAAGTTTTATGCAAAACACCACCCTTTTTGTCATTCCCTCGTCAATATTTTGGGCtccagctctctctctctctgcagtTGTTGCAAAACTATATCGATTTGTAACTGTAAGTTTCCATGCTATGTATttgcattttgaatttgttCTCTTTGGATCACATTTGCAATACGTTGCTAGTTATATCTGTAATtcctttgttgtttttgttacaCACACCAACTGTTTCTTTAAATGCCCCTTATAAATTctctttcttattttgtttatcttgCTGAATTTGATTGAAAGTTTTGAGACCCATCACAGATTCGTGATATTTAAGCTTTTCCTTGAAACACTAAGGTACCTTATCTACTAGGTTTGACTATGAACTTTTGCTTTTGTATTCAAGGTTTtcaatttatatcaaaattttagaataatGTAAGTTGTAGAGTTGGGGAGCTGGTAAACTCTTCGGATCTTTGTAAAGGTTATGTGGAGAGGCTACTGAAAGGAAGTTCCCTTTGCGAATAAGTAATTTTTGCTATATAATGATTGGACGAAGAATCTGTTATTTTAGTGAAACATAATGAtcattaatcttttattttgaattttgattatgTGAGATATAACAATTTGTTTGTGATATTGAAGAGTGATTCTTGGAACATTGCAATAATGAGTGACCATTACATCATTTCTTAGCAACTTTTTTGGCTGCCCTTATGCTATACTCACTTTTTTTCCTCAGGCAACAGGCTTGGCACCCAACTCTGTGCAGTTCTTCCCTTGGGGAAAAAAGAGGAAGTCTTTTGGTTGCATACCATGCCGCAAATATTTGATTGAGACTTGGTCTTCTTTGTGCATGATCTGTTGTTCCCACTGattcacaaaaaaaacatgaagtttATTGCACTTGCCAGATCAGTTTGTGCCCATCACCCTGCTCTCCGTGAAATAACTGGACCTTTGCAGGTTCGTTATTTCCAGCATGATTTCGTTCCTAGGGATCCCAAGACCAAGCCTATAAAGTACAAGTATCCGCTGTACTATGATCCATATGGACCTAGACCTCCACCCTCGGAAAAGATCATTGAACTCGCTGAGCGCATTGCTGCCTTACCCCCTGAAGAGCGATCCCAAATTGGTTCTGCTCTTGGGTACAAACTAAAGCATCCAAAACTGCAGCCAATTTCAACAGAGGGCATGGACCTGGGTTCCCAGGGAGGAGAGGCTGCTGCCGGTGCTGCGAAGGTTgaagaaaagaaggagaaaacagCCTTTGATGTGAAGTTGGAGAAGTTCGACGCAGCAGCAAAAATTAAGGTGATTAAAGAAGTCAGAGCTTTTACTAATTTGGGATTGAAGGAGGCCAAGGACCTGGTTGAGAAGGTTCCTTGTGTGCTTAAACAAGGCGTCACTAAAGATGAAGCAAATGGCATAATAGAGAAGATAAAAGCTGCTGGAGGAGTTGCAGTTATGGAGTGATAGCTTAAGGTTTCTTGTAGTTTTGTTTCTTGAACTGCGTGGAAGCAGGAGCAGAATACCAGCTCACCACATAACAGAATGGTATTTGATTTTGTGGATGGATCGCAATCATTATCATAGACATGCATGAATAATTAGTCTCAACTCGGTTTCTGCATTGcatcacttgatttttttttttcttggaatgggctcaattatttgattaatatgaATTTAAGATGAGTTACAAGCCATAGAGAGGATGACcagcaaaaaaactaaaaggctaAAGTCGCACATTTATCATATGGAAACAAACACCTAGCCAGCAGCGAACACCGAATAGCAGAAATTAATCTGCATGCTAGCAGCAGGATTCACCAGGGTCATGGCTGGTGCTGGCATAAAGTTGCAGCTGAATTATAACTGCTTGGACCATGTTATAGCCAAGCACAACCAAGGATAAACTCCACTAGAAAATGAGAATTTATAGCATATCGTCAATGCAGACAGCAGCCTTCAACGCTCGGAGGATCCAAAAAGCCAACAAACGTCATAAGAACTTCAGAACAGGCACCGGGTGAATCACAAGCACACAGCACCTTGAAGATAACGACCAAGgcatcaagaataaaaacaCACCATGATTAGCTTCCACTGAGCAGAGCACAGACAGAAATAAACCCCCAGAAAAGCAAGACCAGCAACAGGAAACACCTTCcaccaagagaagaaaaacctCTGGACCACGCCAATGCTCTCTACAATAGGAAACGCCTCCACCGCACCAGAACTGCTTCACCATACAACAAAAGACCTCAACTATAAACACAAAAgcacaacacacaaaaaattgaaaagatccAAACAATCACTCACTTCCCAAGTTTTCAAAGCTTCATCCTCGACAAGTCTCACAAGGATGTCACTCTCCTCGCACCAATCTTCATCAATCTCGCTACAAATCCTTTCATTTGAAGTTTATTTGAAGCTACAATCCTAGAATCACCCAAATAATTCGACGTCCATATCTTCATAACTTGCATTTCAATTCAACTTAATAACTTGTAGCATTCGTGATAATCGAATTATTGAAGTTCCATTGCTCCTCTGAATTACATCTTACAAGTGCATTTCGATTTTTAGCTTTTGCATGTAATTTTTAAGCAACTCTTAACACGAAAAGGTGTAGGCGTGCTGCATCATAAAACTAGAACTTTTCTGCCAGAATGTGGTGTTTGTATACTTCCTATACATTGTGGCTTCCAAATTATTATCTCTCaacaaaatttcaagatattttcaaaatagttagataatttttattcatgtgagaaattattaaaaaattgttaaaacataGTTAATAGGTGTATTTGATACCGAATTAAAAGTGGGGTCTATTTACTTTTTGGTTTATAGAAATTTAATCTTCAATCTAAAGTCTTTGGCTTTAAACATTAATATgttataaacaaattataaatgaatgaaaaattaatattaaaaaactattagttaacatgtttttagtgaaattcaaatttttctaaaaaaacctcTAACCCAtctacaaaagaaaagaaatttttttagtatttataaagTGAATAGTTGAAGCgttaaaatttaatctaaaagacaccaattttttagaaaaggaaAGGTCCTGGGCAAAGTTAGCTTTAGAATTAAACTTATGCATGCATGCTCGGCTCGACCTAACCCGACTCGACTCATATTTAGTCTTCAAGCTTGGATATGGGTTggagtttattttaaaataatattttggcaataaaagattatttttttcgcAAAACTGAAGTTTGGACTTCAGCTAGCTTGGTTCTTAACGAATTACTTCTTCCAACCCATTATTTTTCCGGTTCAATCCAAGAATGCTAACATTCTCTACAAGaagctttttttgttgttgttaagaatctgaaaagtttttttagctaaaaaaatttaaatttatgactACTatgttaagatttaatttttgatttatgatGACCAATCAAATATAGATAATGatatgaattaattttgattattatcagaattaattattcaattttttagattttacacTCTTCATCAccttatttttgatgtttttttttctcctttatactttgatttttttcatctcaaatttAAAGCTTATGTTCAccttcttaaaatataattgagccATTTCGCTTTAGTTCAAATAccttatttaaaaatgattttaaactAAGGTGTTGTTGAAATTTTAGGAAATATATTGCAAACATTCTTGGTACACAAAGTAAAGAGCAACAAAACTTTAAAGATAAAAGATTTACTCTTAGCAATaacaaatatttcattattttaaagtgtttcaacaagtaaatacttttattttttataatttaaacatggaaaatttaattattaatatgcatgcttggattttatattaataatatcaattataaataattgtaaATTTGAATATATTCTTAGCATGTATGctagaattttattattatatttgtgttgaaaacatgttttatcatgaatttttattttgcatgctTGTAGATTTAAACTCgtatgatttttatgtttttcttgaaatatttttgaagttagCATGCATGTCTTTTATTAAACTAAACAATCTTTACGTGATTGCTCGaatttttcaaatacaaaatattggAGGAAAGAAACATGGGTGGTCAGAAGCCAGTATGAATAGGTAATATAcctcaataataaaatacagaTGAATGCAGTTGCGGGTGCTTATGCAAGAAAAACCATATCCACCTAGTTTCATTTTGGAAAGATTCACGAGGATAAAGCAAATTGGGGAAGATAACTAAgagtaaaatggaaaaaaataggTCCCTAGGCTTAGCCACTGCTCATGCCCTCTGGCTGCAAGGAGCTGCGTCCAGTTTCTCGGTTCTAAACATCAATATTTAGGGAGAGGACAGACCAAAACAAGCAACAGTT
The sequence above is drawn from the Populus alba chromosome 15, ASM523922v2, whole genome shotgun sequence genome and encodes:
- the LOC118057496 gene encoding uncharacterized protein, which translates into the protein MKFIALARSVCAHHPALREITGPLQVRYFQHDFVPRDPKTKPIKYKYPLYYDPYGPRPPPSEKIIELAERIAALPPEERSQIGSALGYKLKHPKLQPISTEGMDLGSQGGEAAAGAAKVEEKKEKTAFDVKLEKFDAAAKIKVIKEVRAFTNLGLKEAKDLVEKVPCVLKQGVTKDEANGIIEKIKAAGGVAVME
- the LOC118057497 gene encoding dof zinc finger protein DOF5.6, producing the protein MGLNSLQVCMDSSDWLQGTINEESGMDSSSPSGDMLTCSRPMIERRLRPPHDQALKCPRCDSTHTKFCYYNNYSLSQPRYFCKTCRRYWTKGGTLRNIPVGGGCRKNKKVSKKSNDQSVNQINTGSSSSHNPTDLHLSFPEVQLSHLHNILGSQETLANPNFMESKYNIGMPENPRPVDFMNSKLEALVGSSRNYDFMGNGDLGMVSGLGDMSHHHGLAPNYSGFCSPFGMSLDGNSGSFMDTCQRLMLPYDQGNDHDQNPIDVKPNTKLLSLDWQDQGCSDVGKDTFGYLNNLGSWTGMMNGYGSSTTNTLL